CGCGCATGTCCTCGTGGGGGAACAGTCCCGGCGCCAGGGCATTGACACGGATGCCGTGCGGTGCCCACTCGACGGCGAGCGTCTTGGTGAGGTTGCCGACGCCGGCCTTGGCGGCGGCGGTGTGGACCATGCCGGGCCCGCCCGTGAACGACTGGGTAGCGAGGATGTTGCAGATCGCACCGGGCTCCCCCGCCGCGCGGGCGCGGCGGAACAGCTCCTGGGAGCAGAAGAAAGTGCCGTCGAGGACGATCTGCGACACGGCGCGCCAGCCGTTCGGACTGAGGTCCTCGGAGGGGACGGGAAAATTGGCGGCGGCGTTGTTGACGAGCACCCGCACCGGTCCGAGTGCGGCCTCGAGCGCGTCGAACGCAGCGGTGATGTCCTCGGCGCGACGGATGTCGGCAGCGGCGTGCGCGGCGCGCCCCCCCAGCGCCTCGACGGCCTCGACGCCGGCGAGGCGGTGCCCCTCGTCGCGCGACAGGATGCCCACGGCGGCGCCGAGGCGCGCGAACTCCACGGCGATGGCCTTGCCGAGACCGGTCCCTCCCCCGGTGACGACCACGGCCGTCCCCTCGAAGGTGTCGGCGGGCAGCATGGGCCGCTCAGCGGGCGGCGGTTCGGGGAGCGGCATGGCGGTACCGGCCTTCTTCTTGCGCTCGTTGCGAACTACGTGCGGTTTGCTACTTGCCTCGAACTACTTGCCTTCGAAAACGACCGGTTGCTTCTTGGCTTTCGCCGCGTAGCCGGCGGGCATGTCGTCGGACACGAACTCGATCGCCGCGCTCATGGCCTCGAAGCGCATGGCCTCGTTGAGGCCGCGGTAGGTAAAGCCGTCGATGGTGCGCTTGATGCTCTGCACCGCCAGCGGCGCGTTGGCGGCGATCTCCTCGGCGATGCCCATGGCGGTGGGGAGCAGGTCGTCGGTGCTCGTCACCTGCTGGACGACGCCGATGCGCTCCGCCGTGCGAGCGTCGAGCCGGCGACCGGTGAAAGCGAGCAGCTTCGCCCATCCCGCCCCGGCCTCATGGGCGAGACGCAGGTCCCCACCGCCGTCGATGCCCACGCCCACCTGCGCCTCGGGGAGGGCGAAGACGGCGTCCTCGGCGGCGATGCGGATGTCGGACATGAGGACGAGCTCAAACCCGAAGCCGAGGCAGTAGCCCTGGACGGCGGCGACCACGGGTTGGGGCAGCTCGGCGAAGACCTTGAAGCGCTCGTGGGCCCACCGGATCCCCTCGAAGTAATTGCGCGCTTTCTCGGCCGGTGAGCGCCCCGTGACGCGGTCCTCGGGCATGCCCAGGTCGATCCCTGCGCAGAAGGCCCGGCCCTCACCACGGAGAACGACGACGCGCACCCGCTCGTCGAAGCGGATCTGGTCGGCGCGGGCTCCCAGCTGCCGGGTGGACTCCCAGCTCCAGGCGTTGAGCTTGTCAGGGCGGTTGAGGGTGAGCACGGCGACGTGCCCCTTCACCTCGAGGTCGAGATGCCACTCGTCCTCGGCGACGACGGGCGAGGTCCTGAACATGGGTGCTCCGATCGACCGGGTGGGCTCGTGTTCACCGGCAATGCCGGCAGGTGCGCTGGCGACCGGGCTCGGTCGGGCTCGACCCGGCTCGGTCGGGCTCGGTCGGGCTCGGTCGGGCCTGACGCCGCGTCAGTATTCCATGGGCCATCTCAGCCCGCCCCGGAGTTGAGTCCCCTCGCCGCAGGCCGCTCGACTTCCCTCGTCTCGCCGCGATTAGGTCTCTGCGTTCCCTGCGATCCTGCGTTCCCTGCGATCCTGCGTTCCCTGCGATCCTGCGTTCCCTGCGATCCTGCGTTCCCTGCGATCCTGCGTTCCCTCAGTCTCTCGGCGATTCGATACGCCTCTCTCTGGCTCCCTCGGTCTCGCGGCGATTTGCATCGCTGCGCTTCGCTGTCGCTTCGATCCCAATCCCCTGGCCGTGGCCGGGAGCACTTAGATAGGATTTACTATCTAAGTGCCGGTCACGGGATCGGCACTTCGAGGTCGGAGAAGGAGAGCGGGTGTCACGGACCCAAGAGGAGCGCAAGGCCGACACCCGGGCTCGCCTGCTCGACGCAGCCGCTTCCCTGTTCGCCGAACGCGGCTTCGACGCCGTGTCGGTGGATGCCGTGGCGGAGGCCGCGGGCAGGACGTCGGGCGCGGTGTACGCCCACTTCGGCTCGAAGCAGGGTCTGCTCCTGGCCCTCCTCGACGAGTGGGCCCACTCCCTCGTGACGGTCATCGCCGCCGAATTCGCACTGGCCGCCACCGTGGAGGACCGCCTCCGGGCCGTTGCCGCCAACGTGATCACGAACCCGACCGAACAGACCCGACGGCTCCGGCTGCTCGAGCACGAACTCTGGCTGCGCGCCGCCCGGGACCCCGAGGTCGCCGAAGCGATGCAGGCCCGGTCTCGCGAGGCGCACGAATGGTTGGCGCGGGGATTCGCCGCCTGGATCGACGACGGGCTCATCGAACCGGTGGCCCCGCCCGACACGTTGGCGACGGTCTTCAGGGCGTTGGTGATCGGCATGGAGGTCCAGCAGACCATCGATCCCGACGCCGCGAACCCCGACGATGTCGCCACCACGCTCGGCACCGTGCTCGGCCTCGGCCCGCTCGCGACGGGTACGCCGACACACCGTCGCACCACGCGCCGGGAACCCGTCCGAACAGGCACGGGAAAGCGGGGCCAGGCCTGAGCCCCCGAGAACGACCCGCGAACCTCCCCGACGCCCGGTCCCGACGCCCAGTCCTGACCACACCCAGTCCTGACCACACCCAGTAACCACACCCAGCAACCACACCCGAAAGAACAAGGAGACACCGTGCACACCGAGATCTGCGACCGGCTCGGCATCGAGTTCCCGATCTTCGCCTTCACCCACTGCCGTGACGTCGTGGCGGCCGTGTCCAATGCCGGCGGCTTCGGCGTGCTCGGTGCCATCGGGTTCTCGCCCGAGGAGCTCGAGATCGAGCTCCAGTGGCTCGACGAGCACGTCGGCGACAACCCCTACGGCGTCGACATCGTCATCCCCGGAAAGTACGAGGGCATGGGCGAGATGGACCCCGTGAAGCTCGAGGCCCAGCTGCAGTCGATGGTGCCCGCGGACCACCGGCGCTTCGCCCGCCGCCTGCTGGCCGAGCACAACGTGCCCGAGCCCCCCGAGGACCAGCGCCGGAGCGGGATGATGGGCTGGACCGAGGCGACCGGCAAGCCCCTGCTGGCCGCGGCGCTGCGCCACGACAAGGTGAAGCTGATCGCCAACGCGCTCGGCACGCCCCCGGCCGACGTCATCGAACAGGTGAAGGCGTCGGGCCGGCTCATCGGCGCGCTGGCGGGCTCGGTGAAGCACGCCATTGGGCACAAGGCCGCCGGCCTCGACTTCATCGTGTGCCAGGGCACCGAGGGCGGTGGCCACACCGGCGACGTCGGGTCGCTCGTCTTGTGGCCCGAGGTCATCGACGCCGTGGCGCCCCTCCCGGTGCTCGCAGCCGGCGGTGTCGGCAGCGGTCGCCAGATCGCCGCCGCGCTGGCGATGGGGGCCCAGGGCGTGTGGTCCGGCACGTTGTGGCTGACGGTCGAGGAGGCCGACACGCCGCCGGGACAGATGAAGAGCTACCTCCAGGCGACCAGCCGCGACACCGTGCGGTCGAAGTCGTTCACCGGCAAGCCCTGCCGCATGCTCAAGAACGACTGGACCGACGCATGGGACCAGCCGGACACGCCCGACCCGCTGCCGATGCCGTTGCAGATGCTCGTCGCCATCGAGGCCGTGGGCGCCACCCGACGCCACCCCGAAGAGTCCAAGGACGTGGCGTTCAACCCATGCGGGCAGGTGATCGGCCGCGCCACCAAGGTGCGCAAGGTGCGCGACGTGATCTACGACCTCGTGGAGGAGTACGCCGAGGCCGTCGATCGACTCTCGCAGACCGCCAAGGTCGAGGTCTGAGCCCGGGTCGTCGTGCTATCCCGGCGGCCGCCGTCGCTGCGGCGGCCCGTCGGGAACGCTGAAGAACATCATCTGGGTGCCGTAGGCGACGAGCCCGCGCGCGGTTCCCACAGCTCGATCTCCACCGACGCGTAGCCGTCGCCGGCATGGCGCGCCCGGTTGTGCGCCAGCAACGACTCCGACCGCGCGGGCCGAGGACGTGCACCGTGATGTCGGCGCTGGGCCGAACCACCCGGGCTGGCCCCCTCCCCTGCGCTCCCCCACCGCGCCCGGCATGGTGTCGCACAACACGACGAAGGCGAGAGGGTTCCACGTGCCGCCGTCGACGAGAGGCGACTCGTCGATGCGGTGCCAATTCACGCGGTCGGATTCACCCGGTCGGATTCACCCGGTCGGATCCCGTGGGTCCCACTCGTCCCAGGGCGCGTGCCCGGTGCCGACACGGGACTCCAAGCGTTCCCACAACGATGCGGGAGCAACGCCCACCACGCCGTCCGGCAACGGGTCGCGAAACGACGGGCACCGATGCGGCGACGGCGCCTCGGGCGGTGCGAGGTCGGTGACCTCGAATCCCACCCAGGGCCGCCGAACAGCGCACTCGGCTGGCTCGGCCCCGTGCTCAACCTGCCCCGCAGTGCGTCGGCCCGCGCCGAGGGGCCGTGCCGCCTGAGGGGGTGCACGGTCCGGGCCTTCCGCCGGCAATTTCCGGCTGCGGGCGCGGGCCTGGCCGGCGCCGGCGCCGGCGGGGAGGCCGACTGAGCCCGGGCCGGCACTTGGTGACCCAGGAGACCTCGACCCGCGATCGCCCGGTGACCCGCCCTGGCCGCCATGCACGGCGGTGGGCGCGCCAGGGCGGAGACGCCCACCGTCCCGGGGGGCTCTTCGGTGGCGGGCCCGTCCGGTGGGCACCCGCGCCGGCGCTCACCCTCCGCTCGCCGCTCTCTCCTCGGGACCCGGTGACTCCCCGCCGCCGTCCTGGAGCCGCCGGGCCGTCGGTTCCGGCAGCCTGGCGATCGACGGGGCCCAGGCGACGGACCTGGCGCGTCCCGTCTGTTTGGCGACATAGAGGGCCTCGTCGGCACGCCGCAGGAGGAGTGATGGGTTGTCCTCCTCCGTGGACCAGGTGGCGGCACCGAAGCTCACGGTGATCGGTTCGTGGCCCTCGACCGGATGCACCATGCTGCCGATGCGCGCCAGGGCCGGGCCGACGTCGTCGTCACCGGTCTCGGGGAGCAGCAGGGCGAACTCGTCCCCGCCGAGGCGTCCCACGAGGTCCGTCTCGCGCGCCGCGGCCCGGAGGGAGTCGGCCAGGTCGCGCAGGGCGTCGTCGCCGCAATGGTGGCCGTTGGTGTCGTTGAGCGCCTTCAGGTCGTCGACGTCCGCCATGACGAGGCTGAGGGACCGCCCGTACCGCTTGGCGCGCTCCACCTCCTCGGCCAGGCGTTGCTGGAACGCCCGGTGGGTGAGGCAGCCGGTCAACCCGTCGTGGTCGGCGAGCTGGCGCAGCTGTTGGTAGAGGTTCCGACGGTTGACGGAGCCCGAGAGGCTCAGGGCGCCGACGATGACCATGGCCGTCACCATGACCACCGTCCGGGACTGGTCGAGGTGGGCCGTCGTCAGCCCGACCACCGCCGCGGTCACCGATGCGGCCGCGCCGGCTGCGGCCGTACCGATCGGCGAGTAGGCGAGCCCGGCGAACAGGACGGGCAGGACCAGCAAATCGAACAGGGGGCTGCGGGTGCCGCCGTCGAGCCAGGCGACGACACCGATGACCGAGATGCACCCGCCCGTCCACACGGCGAAGAAGACGGATTGCCATCTGGTGTGGACGGACTGGAGTCCCGCCCACCACAGCAACGTGAGTGTGGCGACCATCGTCGCCGCCACAGTCGTCACCAACACGACACGATGGGGCCCGCCGGGCGTGGCGACGAAGTAGCCGAGGACGACGGCGGCGCCCGCAGCCCACAGCAGGACGCCGACGTGGATGTGGATGCGCCAGAACGCCGCGTCAGGCGCGTCGTCGCCGCGCCACGACTCACGCCCTCTCGAGCTCAATAGCGGTCCTTTCCCTGGGCCCAGCATGTGCCGTCGACCCCGCCGAGAGCAGGGTCGAAAGT
The DNA window shown above is from Acidimicrobiales bacterium and carries:
- a CDS encoding SDR family oxidoreductase is translated as MLPADTFEGTAVVVTGGGTGLGKAIAVEFARLGAAVGILSRDEGHRLAGVEAVEALGGRAAHAAADIRRAEDITAAFDALEAALGPVRVLVNNAAANFPVPSEDLSPNGWRAVSQIVLDGTFFCSQELFRRARAAGEPGAICNILATQSFTGGPGMVHTAAAKAGVGNLTKTLAVEWAPHGIRVNALAPGLFPHEDMRADLQALRTTGADVDARRSPAGRLGRLHELGWAATWLCSPYAAFVTGHTLVVDGANWLRRDFVMPEFVP
- a CDS encoding enoyl-CoA hydratase/isomerase family protein; this encodes MFRTSPVVAEDEWHLDLEVKGHVAVLTLNRPDKLNAWSWESTRQLGARADQIRFDERVRVVVLRGEGRAFCAGIDLGMPEDRVTGRSPAEKARNYFEGIRWAHERFKVFAELPQPVVAAVQGYCLGFGFELVLMSDIRIAAEDAVFALPEAQVGVGIDGGGDLRLAHEAGAGWAKLLAFTGRRLDARTAERIGVVQQVTSTDDLLPTAMGIAEEIAANAPLAVQSIKRTIDGFTYRGLNEAMRFEAMSAAIEFVSDDMPAGYAAKAKKQPVVFEGK
- a CDS encoding TetR/AcrR family transcriptional regulator is translated as MSRTQEERKADTRARLLDAAASLFAERGFDAVSVDAVAEAAGRTSGAVYAHFGSKQGLLLALLDEWAHSLVTVIAAEFALAATVEDRLRAVAANVITNPTEQTRRLRLLEHELWLRAARDPEVAEAMQARSREAHEWLARGFAAWIDDGLIEPVAPPDTLATVFRALVIGMEVQQTIDPDAANPDDVATTLGTVLGLGPLATGTPTHRRTTRREPVRTGTGKRGQA
- a CDS encoding nitronate monooxygenase family protein, which encodes MHTEICDRLGIEFPIFAFTHCRDVVAAVSNAGGFGVLGAIGFSPEELEIELQWLDEHVGDNPYGVDIVIPGKYEGMGEMDPVKLEAQLQSMVPADHRRFARRLLAEHNVPEPPEDQRRSGMMGWTEATGKPLLAAALRHDKVKLIANALGTPPADVIEQVKASGRLIGALAGSVKHAIGHKAAGLDFIVCQGTEGGGHTGDVGSLVLWPEVIDAVAPLPVLAAGGVGSGRQIAAALAMGAQGVWSGTLWLTVEEADTPPGQMKSYLQATSRDTVRSKSFTGKPCRMLKNDWTDAWDQPDTPDPLPMPLQMLVAIEAVGATRRHPEESKDVAFNPCGQVIGRATKVRKVRDVIYDLVEEYAEAVDRLSQTAKVEV
- a CDS encoding GGDEF domain-containing protein: MSSRGRESWRGDDAPDAAFWRIHIHVGVLLWAAGAAVVLGYFVATPGGPHRVVLVTTVAATMVATLTLLWWAGLQSVHTRWQSVFFAVWTGGCISVIGVVAWLDGGTRSPLFDLLVLPVLFAGLAYSPIGTAAAGAAASVTAAVVGLTTAHLDQSRTVVMVTAMVIVGALSLSGSVNRRNLYQQLRQLADHDGLTGCLTHRAFQQRLAEEVERAKRYGRSLSLVMADVDDLKALNDTNGHHCGDDALRDLADSLRAAARETDLVGRLGGDEFALLLPETGDDDVGPALARIGSMVHPVEGHEPITVSFGAATWSTEEDNPSLLLRRADEALYVAKQTGRARSVAWAPSIARLPEPTARRLQDGGGESPGPEERAASGG